A stretch of Brassica napus cultivar Da-Ae chromosome C6, Da-Ae, whole genome shotgun sequence DNA encodes these proteins:
- the LOC106374319 gene encoding ubiquitin-conjugating enzyme 15, with the protein MTSSSAPSRKALSKIACNRLQKELTEWQVNPPTGFRHKVNDNLQKWTIDVTGAPGTLYENETYQLQVEFPVNYPMEAPQVVFFPPGPLHPHIYSNGHICLDILYDSWSPAMTVSSVCISILSMLSSSPAKERPADNDRYVKNCKNGRSPKETRWWFHDDKV; encoded by the exons ATGACCAGCTCTTCCGCTCCTTCACGCAAG GCGTTAAGCAAGATCGCGTGCAACAGGTTGCAGAAAGAGCTTACGGAGTGGCAAGTAAATCCCCCCACTGGATTTAGGCACAAAGTTAACGATAACCTTCAAAA ATGGACAATCGATGTGACCGGAGCTCCGGGGACGCTCTACGAGAACGAGACTTATCAGCTTCAGGTTGAATTTCCCGTTAATTACCCTATGGAAGCGCCGCAG GTAGTTTTTTTTCCTCCGGGACCGTTACATCCACATATTTACAGCAATGGGCATATTTGTTTAG ATATTCTATATGACTCGTGGTCACCAGCAATGACTGTGAGTTCAGTCTGCATCAGCATTCTCTCCATGCTATCAAGTTCGCCTGCAAAG GAGCGCCCAGCAGATAATGATCGTTATGTGAAGAACTGTAAAAATGGGAGATCTCCTAAGGAGACGAGGTGGTGGTTTCATGACGATAAGGTTTAA
- the LOC111211430 gene encoding ribosomal RNA small subunit methyltransferase I — translation MAGMAILRLPPVSILFRSAMMSRTAAVSFCSASELADIVPKDDSKRSPLKPGLYLVGTPIGNLEDITLRAIRVLRSANVILSEDTRHSGKLLQYYNIKAHLLSYHKFNEAQREQAVLTRLKQGEIVALISDAGTPGISDPGTQLAKMCAKENIHVIPIPGACAVVAALSASGLDTDEFTFVGFLPKHSGTRKERLVVSSNETRTQIFYVPPHKLSQFLDETTPFFGESRQCVIAREITKLHEEFWRGSLGEAKQEFLIRQPKGEITLLIEGKEETKPENPTESQLEQELAVLISDGHSLSTAVKTVAERTSMRKKEVYSLALKKFGKQIQVEDEAAE, via the exons ATGGCGGGAATGGCGATTCTCCGTCTTCCCCCTGTTTCAATTCTCTTCCGCTCAGCGATGATGTCCAGAACCGCCGCAGTCTCCTTCTGCTCGGCGTCGGAGTTAGCGGACATCGTGCCCAAGGACGATTCGAAACGC AGTCCTCTCAAGCCTGGGCTTTACCTCGTTGGAACTCCCATCGGTAACCTCGAAGATATCACTTTACG TGCTATTCGTGTATTGAGATCTGCGAATGTGATACTCTCTGAGGATACGAGACACTCTGGGAAGTTGCTTCAGTACTACAATATCAAAGCTCACCtt CTCAGTTATCACAAGTTCAACGAGGCACAAAGAGAACAAGCTGTGTTGACTCGATTGAAACAGGGAGAGATTGTCGCCCTTATCAGCGACGCAGGGACGCCCGGAATCAGTGATCCTGGTACCCAACTT GCTAAAATGTGTGCGAAAGAGAATATACATGTCATTCCAATCCCTGGGGCTTGTGCTGTAGTTGCTGCTCTTTCTGCCTCTGGTTTGGATACTGACGAGTTCACCTTCG TTGGATTTCTTCCTAAGCATTCTGGAACAAGGAAGGAGAGGCTGGTTGTTTCATCAAACGAGACAAGAACACAAATCTTTTATGTTCCCCCTCACAAGTTGTCACAGTTTCTTGATGAAACCACCCCTTTCTTTGGTGAATCAAG GCAATGTGTAATAGCTCGAGAGATTACAAAGCTGCATGAAGAG TTTTGGAGGGGCTCGCTAGGGGAAGCCAAACAAGAGTTTCTGATCCGTCAACCAAAAGGAGAAATCACGCTTTTGATTGAAGGAAAGGAAGAAACCAAACCTGAGAATCCAACCGAATCTCAACTTGAACAAGAGTTGGCAGTCTTGATCTCTGATGGACATAGCCTATCCACA GCGGTGAAAACGGTGGCAGAAAGAACATCGATGAGAAAGAAAGAGGTATATTCGCTAGCTTTGAAGAAATTCGGAAAGCAGATTCAGGTAGAAGATGAAGCTGCTGAGTAG